One window of Phycisphaeraceae bacterium genomic DNA carries:
- a CDS encoding VWA domain-containing protein — translation MLGADCPVLLASAFDRWLDTIGIAVERPWLLAVFGLGALIMGATARGFGVMSRPRRIVAAVIRAALILLIGACVSGIALVRTTDKLAAVAVVDVSDSVRRFGALSGLDFSTRVADYIRGATDSRGPDDLLGVVVFDGRAITTTAPTAARIGEFSFDAPGAEGTDIESALRLARAILPPDAAGRLILFTDGNETRGSALSGVREFESSARPVPVDVVPLKYKLENEVYISNVDAPSLAPADSSVRLRVTLFSTGDAFGTMRVVSSDAREQELHAQQVELQAGENVRTIEVPLGPGRVHRFRAVFEPQTGADGKPAGDTLAENNAATAFTLTPGAGSVLIVEGSSGEPSPLARTLKDDGLKVEVLPARLVPSDPLTLQNYDLVILEDVGAEDLPEPTQRLLAGAVREMGIGLVMVGGPNSFGAGGWRNTPIEPVLPVLLDLPERLVEPESAVVFVLDNSGSMRRSVMGSSRSQQEIANQSAAMALGALDRRDLVGVIAFNSSYDVVQPLAPNSDPASTASAILSIGPGGGTNLGPALVEAGNQLLSVKAKNKNIIVLTDGVSQDRDSLPDIARSLSKQDVRVSTIAIGDDADASGLEEIARLGEGKYYQVTNPSVLPRIFMRAVKVIRSPLIREEPFRPVVLPSGSPATIGVDAPPDLLGLCLTQPRPDPTVVNAIVSPTGEPVLSHWRVELGQVAAFTSDAGHWANNWLDWPGYRRMWTQLARFLSRSQSSSPYSARAEVVGDRLVIRAERSPTVSDGATSLGATIFSPTGAQIPVRLSEIAPGVFESRTHVSDEGAYIAVIRPILPEGTAATPIIAGASLFAGREWRDLASNDEWLAGLASISGIPPRSLDDARPNSFFDRNGIPPRRSQSPLWPILLAWIPPLFLLDLAARRIAWDRWLGDHQSAMTSSNVASLAKLKTVEALSDPEEGYRGVQLSSEDASRLAAAARDRRRAERMAATAPIEASSRKESGAETSPSPGGDSLLAAKRRAREKFEEKEQ, via the coding sequence ATGCTCGGCGCAGATTGCCCCGTGCTGCTCGCATCGGCCTTCGACCGCTGGCTTGACACGATCGGAATCGCGGTCGAGCGCCCCTGGCTGCTCGCGGTCTTTGGTCTCGGCGCTCTGATCATGGGCGCGACAGCGCGCGGTTTCGGCGTCATGAGTCGTCCGCGCCGGATTGTCGCTGCCGTCATCCGCGCCGCCCTCATCCTGCTCATCGGCGCGTGTGTGTCGGGGATCGCGCTCGTGCGAACAACGGACAAGCTCGCGGCGGTCGCGGTCGTCGATGTCTCCGATTCCGTTCGCCGATTCGGGGCGCTCTCCGGTCTCGACTTCTCCACTCGGGTCGCGGATTACATACGGGGTGCGACGGATTCGAGGGGGCCCGACGATCTTCTAGGCGTCGTTGTGTTTGACGGTCGAGCAATCACAACGACGGCTCCAACTGCCGCCAGAATCGGCGAGTTCTCGTTCGATGCTCCCGGCGCGGAGGGAACGGACATCGAGTCGGCGCTCCGGCTTGCCCGCGCGATTCTTCCTCCGGATGCCGCGGGCAGGTTGATACTGTTCACAGACGGCAACGAGACCCGGGGCAGCGCCCTAAGCGGCGTTCGCGAATTCGAATCTTCGGCTCGCCCGGTTCCTGTCGACGTCGTTCCTCTCAAATACAAGCTGGAGAACGAGGTCTACATCTCGAATGTCGATGCGCCGTCTCTGGCCCCCGCCGATTCGAGCGTGCGGCTGCGCGTGACGCTCTTCAGCACCGGCGATGCCTTCGGGACCATGCGTGTTGTCTCGTCCGATGCGCGCGAGCAGGAGCTTCACGCCCAGCAGGTCGAACTTCAAGCCGGTGAAAACGTCAGGACAATCGAGGTGCCGCTCGGGCCGGGGCGCGTGCACCGCTTCCGCGCGGTTTTCGAGCCACAGACCGGCGCCGACGGGAAGCCGGCCGGCGACACGCTGGCGGAGAACAACGCCGCGACGGCGTTCACCCTCACTCCGGGTGCCGGTTCGGTCCTGATCGTGGAGGGATCGTCGGGCGAGCCGTCTCCACTCGCACGCACTCTCAAGGACGACGGGTTGAAGGTGGAAGTGCTTCCGGCGCGCCTGGTGCCTTCGGATCCGCTGACTCTTCAGAACTACGACCTGGTGATTCTCGAAGATGTCGGCGCTGAGGATTTGCCCGAGCCGACGCAGCGGCTGCTTGCCGGCGCCGTGCGCGAAATGGGAATCGGACTTGTCATGGTGGGGGGGCCGAATTCGTTCGGCGCCGGTGGCTGGCGCAACACGCCGATCGAGCCCGTTCTGCCCGTGCTTCTGGACCTGCCCGAGCGACTGGTCGAACCGGAGTCGGCGGTTGTCTTCGTTCTCGACAATTCGGGTTCGATGCGCCGATCGGTCATGGGCTCGTCGCGCAGTCAGCAGGAGATCGCGAATCAATCCGCCGCAATGGCGCTGGGCGCGCTCGATCGAAGAGACCTTGTCGGTGTCATCGCATTCAACAGCAGCTACGACGTTGTTCAGCCGCTGGCGCCGAACTCGGATCCGGCCTCTACGGCGAGCGCGATTCTGTCGATCGGTCCCGGAGGCGGAACAAACCTCGGCCCGGCGCTTGTTGAAGCGGGCAACCAGCTCCTTTCGGTCAAAGCAAAGAACAAGAACATCATCGTGCTCACCGACGGCGTTTCGCAGGACCGCGACAGCCTGCCCGACATCGCTCGCTCCCTTTCCAAGCAGGACGTTCGCGTTTCGACCATCGCAATCGGCGATGACGCCGACGCATCAGGTCTCGAGGAAATCGCGCGCCTGGGAGAGGGAAAGTACTACCAAGTGACGAATCCGTCGGTTCTTCCCCGGATCTTCATGCGAGCGGTGAAAGTCATTCGCTCGCCGCTGATTCGCGAAGAGCCGTTCCGCCCGGTCGTGCTGCCGTCCGGTTCACCGGCGACGATCGGCGTTGACGCTCCGCCAGATCTGCTCGGGCTCTGCCTCACCCAGCCCAGGCCGGATCCGACGGTTGTCAACGCGATCGTCTCTCCGACCGGGGAGCCGGTATTGAGTCACTGGCGGGTCGAACTTGGTCAAGTGGCGGCATTCACTTCGGACGCGGGTCATTGGGCAAACAACTGGCTCGATTGGCCGGGCTACCGGCGGATGTGGACGCAACTCGCCCGATTCCTGAGCCGGAGTCAGTCGAGCAGTCCGTACAGCGCTCGCGCCGAAGTCGTCGGCGATCGATTGGTCATCCGCGCGGAACGCAGCCCGACCGTTTCGGACGGCGCGACGTCGCTCGGCGCCACAATCTTTTCTCCGACCGGTGCACAGATTCCGGTGCGGCTGTCCGAAATTGCGCCCGGCGTTTTTGAGTCCCGCACACACGTATCGGACGAAGGCGCCTACATCGCGGTCATACGGCCGATCCTGCCCGAGGGAACCGCCGCAACACCGATCATCGCCGGCGCGTCACTGTTTGCGGGTCGTGAATGGCGAGATCTCGCTTCCAATGACGAGTGGCTGGCGGGCCTTGCTTCGATTTCCGGTATACCGCCCCGATCGCTTGACGACGCCAGGCCGAACTCGTTCTTTGATCGCAACGGCATTCCGCCGCGACGTTCCCAATCTCCCCTCTGGCCGATTCTTCTCGCATGGATTCCGCCGCTCTTTCTTTTGGATCTGGCGGCCCGCCGGATCGCATGGGACCGTTGGTTGGGCGATCATCAATCCGCAATGACGAGCTCAAACGTCGCGAGCCTTGCGAAGCTCAAGACTGTGGAGGCTCTCAGCGACCCGGAAGAGGGCTACCGGGGTGTTCAGCTTTCTTCCGAGGATGCGTCGCGTCTTGCCGCTGCCGCTCGCGATCGGCGCCGTGCGGAACGGATGGCGGCCACCGCCCCGATCGAAGCGTCCAGCCGGAAAGAATCCGGAGCGGAGACTTCGCCCTCCCCCGGGGGCGATTCCCTCCTAGCGGCCAAGCGACGGGCCCGCGAAAAGTTCGAAGAAAAAGAACAGTGA